A genome region from Natranaeroarchaeum sulfidigenes includes the following:
- the carB gene encoding carbamoyl-phosphate synthase large subunit — protein sequence MTTDGTSGEEDRTILLIGSGPIQIGQAAEFDYSGAQACRALQEEGAKVVLVNSNPATIMTDPEMADEVYIEPITTEAIAEIIARERPDGVIAGLGGQTGLNVTAELAEEGVLEEYDVEIMGTPLDTIYATEDRDLFRKRMEKIGQPVPASTTISLGEGESVAELTEEDLVDRVHDAVDEVGGLPVIARTTYTLGGSGSGVVHEMEELIERVRKGLRLSRNSEVLITESISGWVEYEYEVMRDADDSCIIICNMENIDPMGIHTGESTVVTPSQIVPDKGHQEMRTAALDVIRELGIQGGCNIQFAWHDDGTPGGEYRVVEVNPRVSRSSALASKATGYPIARVTAKVALGKRLHEIENEITGETTAAFEPAIDYVVTKVPRWPKDKFDDVDFELTTAMKSTGEAMSIGRTFEESLLKALRSSEYEPEADWNEVDDDELESHYLERPSPDRPYAMFEAFERGYSVDEVVELTGIFEWYTERYKRIADSTRAAQEGDFTEAAIAGHTNATIAATAGADVGTVEQEVPGRSYKQVDTCAGEFKAETPYYYSSRKSEFESGPLEGDAAAGELEVDRDAESVIVVGGGPIRIGQGVEFDYCSVHAVRALRENGIDAYVVNNNPETVSTDYDTSDGLFFEPITAEEVADVAEATGADGVMVQFGGQTSVNIGEPLQDELDRRGLDCEIMGTSVEAMDLAEDRDRFNALMDDLGIAQPEGGTATSKEEALELAHEIGYPVLVRPSYVLGGRAMQVVYDDAELEEYIEEAVRVAKDKPILIDDFLEDAIELDVDAVADGEDVLIGGIMEHVESAGVHSGDSACMIPPRSLGRDVNRRVREVTEEIARALDTVGLLNVQLAVRDEEVYVLEANPRSSRTVPFISKATGVPIAKLAAKVMNGESLSDLDVDEQVPAQTSIKEVVLPFDRLPGSDPRLGPEMKSTGEVMGTADTFGKAYDKAQDSVGKPIPRDGTAVVDLSADEFPDPDTEEGEELVERFTQYYELCEAVDLIDAVKRGEVDLIISRDRELLETAVEEDVTYFSTTASAKAALEARKQKDDSIDVRPVSDRPQRQEYWGQPKQ from the coding sequence ATGACTACCGACGGGACAAGCGGCGAGGAGGATCGTACGATCCTGCTGATCGGGAGCGGCCCGATCCAGATCGGACAGGCCGCCGAATTCGACTATTCTGGCGCGCAGGCCTGTCGCGCACTTCAGGAGGAAGGCGCGAAGGTCGTCCTGGTCAACTCCAACCCCGCGACGATCATGACCGATCCGGAGATGGCCGACGAAGTGTACATCGAGCCGATCACGACCGAAGCGATCGCGGAGATCATCGCCAGAGAACGGCCCGACGGTGTTATCGCCGGGCTGGGCGGCCAGACCGGCCTGAACGTCACCGCCGAGCTCGCCGAGGAGGGTGTCCTCGAGGAGTACGACGTCGAGATTATGGGGACGCCCCTGGATACGATCTACGCGACGGAGGATCGTGACCTGTTCCGCAAGCGTATGGAGAAGATCGGTCAGCCGGTTCCTGCGTCGACGACGATCTCGCTGGGCGAGGGGGAATCCGTCGCTGAACTGACCGAAGAAGATCTCGTCGATCGGGTTCATGACGCCGTTGACGAGGTCGGCGGTCTGCCGGTTATCGCCCGGACGACGTACACCCTCGGCGGATCGGGCTCCGGCGTGGTCCACGAGATGGAGGAACTGATCGAGCGCGTCCGCAAGGGGCTGCGTCTCTCGCGGAACAGTGAAGTGCTGATCACGGAATCGATCTCCGGGTGGGTCGAGTACGAGTACGAGGTCATGCGTGATGCCGACGACTCGTGTATCATCATCTGTAACATGGAGAACATCGACCCGATGGGGATACACACGGGCGAGTCGACCGTCGTCACCCCATCTCAGATCGTTCCAGACAAGGGGCACCAGGAGATGCGAACCGCCGCGCTCGACGTGATCCGCGAGCTCGGTATCCAGGGCGGCTGTAATATCCAGTTCGCCTGGCACGACGACGGCACACCCGGCGGCGAGTACCGCGTCGTCGAGGTCAACCCCCGGGTCTCCCGCTCTTCTGCCCTCGCCTCGAAGGCGACCGGCTACCCGATCGCCCGCGTCACCGCCAAGGTCGCGCTCGGCAAGCGTCTCCACGAGATCGAAAACGAGATCACCGGCGAGACGACCGCGGCGTTCGAGCCCGCGATCGACTACGTCGTCACCAAGGTGCCGCGCTGGCCCAAAGACAAGTTCGACGACGTCGACTTCGAGCTGACGACCGCGATGAAATCGACCGGCGAAGCGATGTCGATCGGCCGGACGTTCGAGGAATCGCTGCTCAAGGCGCTTCGCTCCTCCGAGTACGAACCGGAGGCAGACTGGAACGAGGTCGACGACGACGAGCTCGAATCACACTATCTCGAACGACCCTCGCCGGACCGTCCCTACGCGATGTTCGAGGCGTTCGAGCGCGGGTACAGCGTCGACGAGGTCGTCGAGCTAACCGGCATCTTCGAGTGGTACACCGAACGCTACAAACGCATCGCCGACTCGACGCGCGCGGCCCAGGAGGGCGACTTCACCGAGGCCGCGATCGCGGGCCACACCAACGCGACGATTGCCGCGACGGCTGGTGCGGACGTCGGTACAGTCGAACAGGAGGTCCCCGGCCGCAGTTACAAACAGGTCGACACCTGTGCGGGCGAGTTCAAGGCCGAGACGCCGTACTACTACTCCTCGCGCAAGTCCGAGTTCGAGTCCGGACCGCTCGAAGGCGACGCCGCGGCGGGCGAACTCGAAGTCGACCGCGACGCAGAAAGCGTGATCGTCGTCGGCGGCGGCCCGATCCGGATCGGCCAGGGCGTCGAGTTCGACTACTGTTCCGTCCACGCGGTCCGTGCGCTCCGCGAGAACGGCATCGACGCCTACGTGGTCAACAACAACCCCGAGACGGTCTCGACGGACTACGACACCTCCGACGGGCTCTTCTTCGAGCCGATCACGGCCGAGGAGGTCGCCGACGTGGCCGAAGCGACCGGCGCGGACGGCGTGATGGTCCAGTTCGGTGGCCAGACCTCCGTGAACATCGGTGAGCCCCTGCAGGACGAACTCGACCGCCGTGGGCTGGACTGTGAGATCATGGGCACCTCGGTCGAGGCGATGGACCTCGCGGAGGACCGCGACCGATTTAACGCCCTGATGGACGATCTCGGTATCGCCCAGCCGGAGGGTGGCACCGCGACGAGCAAGGAAGAAGCGCTCGAACTCGCCCACGAGATCGGCTATCCCGTGCTCGTTCGTCCCTCCTACGTGCTCGGCGGGCGTGCGATGCAGGTCGTCTACGACGACGCCGAACTCGAAGAGTACATCGAGGAGGCGGTCCGCGTGGCGAAGGACAAGCCGATCCTCATCGACGACTTCCTCGAGGACGCGATCGAGCTGGACGTCGACGCAGTGGCTGACGGCGAGGACGTCCTCATCGGTGGGATCATGGAACACGTCGAGAGCGCCGGCGTCCACTCCGGCGACTCGGCGTGTATGATCCCGCCACGCTCGCTCGGCCGTGACGTCAACCGTCGCGTCCGTGAGGTAACCGAGGAGATCGCCCGTGCGCTGGACACAGTGGGCCTACTGAACGTCCAGCTGGCGGTCCGTGACGAAGAGGTCTACGTGCTGGAAGCGAACCCCCGCTCCTCGCGTACCGTCCCGTTCATTTCGAAGGCGACCGGCGTTCCGATCGCGAAACTCGCCGCCAAGGTGATGAACGGCGAGTCACTGTCCGACCTCGACGTCGACGAGCAAGTCCCCGCCCAGACCTCGATCAAGGAGGTCGTTCTGCCGTTCGATCGTCTGCCCGGCTCCGATCCACGTCTCGGGCCGGAGATGAAATCGACCGGCGAAGTCATGGGGACAGCAGACACCTTCGGCAAAGCCTACGACAAGGCACAGGACTCCGTCGGTAAGCCGATCCCACGCGATGGGACGGCCGTGGTCGATCTATCGGCCGACGAGTTCCCCGATCCAGACACCGAAGAGGGCGAGGAACTGGTCGAGCGGTTCACCCAGTACTACGAGCTCT